Below is a genomic region from Vitis riparia cultivar Riparia Gloire de Montpellier isolate 1030 chromosome 16, EGFV_Vit.rip_1.0, whole genome shotgun sequence.
gaaaatatggaaaGTGGATTGTAAAGGAATTTATAGGAGAACATAATCATAATTTGGTCGATCCTATTAGCAGACAATTCCTTCGCTCTCATCGAACAGTAAGTAATCCAAATAAGGCACAAGTTGATGTTTTGCGTCAAGTAGGTGTTAAAACCACACAAATTATAAACTATATGGTCAAACAATCAGGGGGACATGAGCACGTCGGTTTCACacaaaaagatatatacaatcacgttgatgcaatgcgtagaaGTGAAATTAAAGACGGTGATGCAGAAGCGGCATTGGCTTATTTGTGTGGAAAGGTAGAAatggattcttcatttttttataaattcaacatTGATGAAGAAAGTCGACTAGCAAATTTGTTTTGGGCTGATTCAACTGCTCGAATGGATTATGCGTGTTTTGGAGATGTCCTAGCATTTGACACAACCTATAGGACAAATGCCTATAAAAAGCCTCTAGTAGTGTTGGTCGGTGTTAATCATCACCACCAAACTATTGTATTTGGTTGTGCGTTATTGATAGATGAAAGTGTTGGGACATATGAATGGTGTTGGAGACATTTCTTGATGCAATGATGAATAAGAAACCCATATATGCTGTAACCGATGGGGATAAAGCTATGCGTAAGGCAATTAAAAAAGTATTTCTCGATACGTGTCATCGATTGTGTTCATGGCATTTGCAATGAAATGCATTCACGAATGTGCATATTAAGGACTTCTCAAGCATATTTGCAAGGTGCATGTTCATGAGTGGGaatgaagaagaatttgaaaaggttTGGCATGAAATGGTTGCAAATTTGGGACTTAATGAGAATCGTTGGGTGACCGAGATATATGGGAAACGTAAAAGATGGGCAGAGGCGTATTTACGTGGAAATTTCTTTGGAGGGATGAGAACCACACaaaggtgtgagagtatgaatgcatatctaaatagattcttaaaaatttgCTTGCGACTGTATGAGTTTGTACAACAATTTGATAGAGCCATACTGAGAATACGGCAAAACGAGGCAAAGGCAGAGTTCGAGTCGAACAATTCTTCACCCGTGCTTTCAACCAAACTATCCATACTTGAAAATCATGCTGCGACGGTATACACAAAAGAATCTTTCCTTAAATTTCGTGAGGAGATGAAAAATGCAGAGTTATTCTTTGTGGTAGGTCTTGTAAGTGATCATTCAATGCCAACATACACATTATCTAAGTTTAGACACCCGAACTTAAATTGGGAAGTACAATTTTGCCCGGATattgtaacattaaaatgctcATGCATGATGTTTGAGTCAATTGGCATCCCATGTTGCCACATGGTGGTTGTTATGAAGGTGGAGCATTTGGAAGAGATTCCTCAGTCATGTATTATGAAGAGGTGGACAAAGTTAGCAAAGGTGTATACAAGATCAGTACCAATGAATGAGACGGATAACGACATGGATCGGTTTGTACGATATGGTTCATTGAGTTCGATGTGCAACAAGCTCTCCTACTTTGCGTCAGATACGTCATCTTCATTTATAGAagccaaaaatgaaatacaaaatttgacggcgagaatggaggaactctataactataatttgaaagagaagaaaatagcAGCAGATGGAGCGACAGGTACTAACCAAGTTCGTGATCCAAATATTGTGAAGACTAAAGGGAATCCAGGCAAAGTGGCAATGAATGTTCAAAAGGGAAGATGATGCAGTCGTTGTAAAAGAGTGGGTCACACAATTCGAAAGTGTCCAGAAGCTACAATCCCTCAAAATGCTCAGCCGGGTTATATGGTATgtcatattcaataaaaaattgcccctaagattaatttttgtagttGTACTTACATAAATAACTAACATAATTGTTTTGATGACATTATGAGTACGTAGAAGGAAACTAATTTGTCTTCCTAATGTGacattcaaatggaaatgatgccttcaacaaattcatcagtTGACATTTTTGCAACCGTACATGTATGTACAATAGGcttgttatataattttcaaacattgaTAACatctaattcaataataattgacaacacttaattattgaaaaatgcaGGGAATGTTAGGGGAGCATTTGTCGAATGACCGATTTGACATGTACATAGATTGTGGTGAACTTAGTAATGTAAGATCGGGAATAAAGAAACACTTTTGACATGAATTTGAGCTatgcattatttaatgattaggtttaattaattggaatggAATTGGACAGctgaaaaaaataatggaatgtgCATGTGCAGATAGCAGGATTTCAGcaacatgaacaaaatatgaCAACACCATGTCAAGGTGGGAtccaaacaaatatccaaatgaaaaggatatgcaaccttttttttattccttaacgGAGTAAGGGATGGTAGGTATTAAATCAGTATTTATATTAGTTGACGTTATCACTTCCACTAATGTGTACTTTTAATTTAACTATTTActgaaaagtttgaattttgatcaaGAGTCAAGTTGATTGACAGAATGCAATATCCTctacatttataatttaattgataaCAAGTGATAAAATGATTGGTAAATAGAGAAACCGATTCATTTATATCATGTCGAAAAAAACGGTTAATTATGCggatttaattaaattcaattgtCGTTAAAGTTTGACAATTAGGTGGTTATGAGTTAACTATAGGAAAGTAATCAATATGATGTAATTCATATGAAATAGGTAAAGTTAATGATTTTACTCAAAATGGGTAAATCGTAGTTAGGTAATTTGTAATGGCAGTTTCCATCAATTTCAAACCTTTTAATTGAACTTAATGGTACCTTGTCAAATGTTTACGTAGTGAAAAGTTATTGGTACAACTCATACCCTTTTTGTGGACGGTAGTCATACTCCTAAATTGCACAATAGCATTCCAGGAGGCAACCGGTTGAGGTTTggcctcaaccggttgagaaaatttcTCAACTGGTTGCCACTGGTTAAAAaaatcctcaaccggttgagaaaattcctcaaccgatTGCCACTGGTTAAAAATAACCTCCACCGGTAGAagaaattcctcaaccggttgatacCATTCCTCAACTAGTTGCCACTGGTTAAAAAAACcatcaaccggttgagaaattcCTCACCCGGTTGTTAcaattcctcaaccggtagccactggtgaAAAATaccctcaaccggttgatacAGGCAGTCGACCAGTTGCCACTGGTTAAAAAtaccctcaaccggttgagcaaattcctcaaccggttgatacCATTCTTCAATCGGTTCCCACTGGTCAAATCATTCGTCAACCGGTTGTTACAATTCCTCAACCGATAGCCATTGGTGAAAAAtaccctcaaccggttgagaaaattcctcaaccaattgataaaattcctcaaccggttgccaCTGGTTACAAAAAAacgtcaaccggttgagaaaattcctcaaccggttgatacAGGCGGTCAACCGGTTGCCACTGGttaaaaatacccttaaccGATTGATACCATTCTTCAACCGATTCCCACTAGTCAAATCATTCgtcaaccggttgagacaatttcttcattgatcAACTGCTTTCCACAACTCAAAAAATTGCTCACTTgctttagaaaattcttcaatcACTCAATTGAACGCCGACATTGGGTGATTctgcatccaaaattgtttGAGCTGGTTGGGACAAATCCTCAACGAGTTCACACTGCATCCATAGGGTCATTATCCATATGAGGAATGTTCTCAACCGATTGGCATAATGCGTATGCCTATGAAAAGTGAACTTAGCTAAATCGTTGGACTGGTTCTTACCAGCTGAACGCCATTCGTCAACCGGTCTACTAATGTactaactatatatttttagcatagataaatgaatatttacaaaTCTAATTAGGTTAAAGATCGTACAAAATCACACATGTCGAACATGAATGATaccaatatattacaatttcattttgactaccatattgaaagaagagtatttggatattcaaataaaatggacTTAATCATTAATAATGTATGGTCATCGAATCTCACAACTTCCTAATAAACATGACGATATGTGGAGatggaaatgataaatattagaaaaataacaaatatcataataataattttttcattgctcGTGTCGACGTCTTTGTACAAACAATAGCCacaatggtttgtttttctctatttccctCGTGTAAAACTAAATCACATGCTATTTCTCGACGTATTTTAACAGAATTACAAAAGTCGGAGCTCATCATCGAATCACCATTTTTGAATCTCTGCATATGTCTAATGACATGCACTCCACAGTCCCacctaagaaagagaaaagaaaagcaaaacaactTATTGAATGGTTGTCTAATTATACCtcagaaaaagaatattaatgtgAGTTATGTATTCATACTAACCCATTATCTTGGGTCGGAATCGAAGGAGCCCAATCAATGGAGAATTGGAAGACATCTTTCCCTATGTCATACAGTTTGAAGAACGTTTGacaaaattcaacctaatttattttgaaagtggttaataaatatagaagagaaaaaaaaaaccaaataaaaaggaaaacaaaaagcagAAAGCATACCACTATTTTGA
It encodes:
- the LOC117934149 gene encoding ubiquitin-like-specific protease 1, which encodes MKTRTSRERKPSKFKVSPFVHNLRKMVKREASEQMILCGSPHHFFDRKTSIVSKYISELDDCEKLFIPMHDDCPGHWYLCVIDFKHFDIQILDSLRSKSQDEFRFKSVKIVVEFCQTFFKLYDIGKDVFQFSIDWAPSIPTQDNGWDCGVHVIRHMQRFKNGDSMMSSDFCNSVKIRREIACDLVLHEGNREKQTIVAIVCTKTSTRAMKKLLL